In a genomic window of Diabrotica undecimpunctata isolate CICGRU chromosome 2, icDiaUnde3, whole genome shotgun sequence:
- the LOC140434392 gene encoding probable phosphatase phospho2 isoform X8, whose translation MEKKLAVFDFDHTIINDNSDVVAVGMLNPKSIPNDIKKLHRSDGWTAYMQGIFNLLHQTGIRENRIRKTMEALTEVQGMCRLIKDLSENLNYDVIVVSDSNSYFIESWLAVNKLQDNVLKVFTNPAKFNKDGLLVISMYHLQDTCKLSTKNMCKGQIVQDFITEMKKEGTNYEKVVYCGDGMNDFCPILRLNETDLACVRKGFKCEDIIRKSKEGTYKDASGITRVVNCEVFYWNNGDDILSFIKHF comes from the coding sequence ATGGAGAAGAAACTTGCCGTTTTCGACTTTGATCACACAATAATCAATGATAATTCGGATGTCGTGGCTGTAGGTATGCTGAATCCAAAAAGTATTCCAAATGATATCAAAAAGCTCCACAGGTCTGACGGTTGGACAGCCTATATGCAGGGAATCTTTAATTTACTTCACCAAACAGGAATTAGAGAAAATAGGATACGCAAGACTATGGAGGCGCTTACGGAAGTACAAGGAATGTGTAGGCTTATAAAAGATCTTAGTGAGAACTTAAATTATGACGTCATTGTTGTAAGTGATTCAAACTCTTATTTTATAGAGAGCTGGTTGGCAGTTAATAAACTGCAAGATAATGTGTTAAAAGTTTTTACCAATCCAGCCAAGTTTAACAAGGACGGTTTATTAGTTATCAGCATGTACCACCTACAAGATACTTGTAAATTAAGTACCAAAAATATGTGCAAAGGTCAAATTGTGCAAGATTTTATCACAGAAATGAAGAAGGAAGGTACTAATTACGAAAAAGTGGTATACTGTGGTGATGGAATGAACGATTTTTGTCCAATTTTACGTCTAAATGAGACTGATTTAGCTTGTGTAAGAAAAGGTTTCAAATGTGAGGATATAATAAGAAAATCTAAAGAAGGAACTTATAAAGACGCATCAGGGATAACTAGGGTTGTCAATTGTGAAGTATTTTATTGGAATAATGGTGATGATATTTTAAgctttattaaacatttttaa
- the LOC140434392 gene encoding probable phosphatase phospho2 isoform X7, whose translation MLKRKHKTMIQMEKKLAVFDFDHTIINDNSDVVAVGMLNPKSIPNDIKKLHRSDGWTAYMQGIFNLLHQTGIRENRIRKTMEALTEVQGMCRLIKDLSENLNYDVIVVSDSNSYFIESWLAVNKLQDNVLKVFTNPAKFNKDGLLVISMYHLQDTCKLSTKNMCKGQIVQDFITEMKKEGTNYEKVVYCGDGMNDFCPILRLNETDLACVRKGFKCEDIIRKSKEGTYKDASGITRVVNCEVFYWNNGDDILSFIKHF comes from the coding sequence ATGGAGAAGAAACTTGCCGTTTTCGACTTTGATCACACAATAATCAATGATAATTCGGATGTCGTGGCTGTAGGTATGCTGAATCCAAAAAGTATTCCAAATGATATCAAAAAGCTCCACAGGTCTGACGGTTGGACAGCCTATATGCAGGGAATCTTTAATTTACTTCACCAAACAGGAATTAGAGAAAATAGGATACGCAAGACTATGGAGGCGCTTACGGAAGTACAAGGAATGTGTAGGCTTATAAAAGATCTTAGTGAGAACTTAAATTATGACGTCATTGTTGTAAGTGATTCAAACTCTTATTTTATAGAGAGCTGGTTGGCAGTTAATAAACTGCAAGATAATGTGTTAAAAGTTTTTACCAATCCAGCCAAGTTTAACAAGGACGGTTTATTAGTTATCAGCATGTACCACCTACAAGATACTTGTAAATTAAGTACCAAAAATATGTGCAAAGGTCAAATTGTGCAAGATTTTATCACAGAAATGAAGAAGGAAGGTACTAATTACGAAAAAGTGGTATACTGTGGTGATGGAATGAACGATTTTTGTCCAATTTTACGTCTAAATGAGACTGATTTAGCTTGTGTAAGAAAAGGTTTCAAATGTGAGGATATAATAAGAAAATCTAAAGAAGGAACTTATAAAGACGCATCAGGGATAACTAGGGTTGTCAATTGTGAAGTATTTTATTGGAATAATGGTGATGATATTTTAAgctttattaaacatttttaa